In one window of Tenacibaculum mesophilum DNA:
- the rpmI gene encoding 50S ribosomal protein L35, producing MPKIKTKSSAKKRFKLTGTGKIKRKHAFKSHILTKKSKKRKLALTHATLVHKSDEANIKQQLVLK from the coding sequence ATGCCTAAAATTAAAACAAAATCTAGTGCTAAAAAACGTTTCAAGTTAACTGGTACTGGAAAAATCAAAAGAAAGCACGCGTTTAAAAGCCACATTTTAACAAAAAAGTCTAAAAAACGTAAGCTTGCATTAACACATGCTACATTAGTACATAAATCTGATGAAGCAAACATTAAGCAACAATTAGTTTTAAAATAA
- the secDF gene encoding protein translocase subunit SecDF, translated as MQNKGLIKLFAILFGLVSIYQLSFTFFANKVEDSAKQYAKANVSDNNGRALARYERKYLDSVANKEIVNLGFAKYSYNDIRNKEMNLGLDLKGGINAILQVSVKDILIGLSDDSQNTTFKQALTNADEAQKDSQENYLDLFYNEFEKLSNGSIKLSDPSIFGTKALRDKIDFNKTNEQVKSTLQEEINTSINTAFEVLRSRIDKFGVVQPNIQRIGNSGRIQVELPGAKDIDRVEKLLQSTAELQFWEVHTNADVQNFFFTANAKVAEMLKDDSATEQVKDTAKADNDIDDLLGESADSTKVETQKNLFTYLYPNVAKSPQQVSSLVAQARVQDTAKVNSFLQNKEVRALLPNNLKYTKFLWDYKTQAGADGTEIIGLYAIKSNRKDKAPIGGDVIADAKQEYDQLSKPVVSMLMNGSGTKQWAKMTSENIGKFVAVVLDNYVYTAPVVNAAITGGSTQISGGTMTVTEAQDIATVLKAGKLPAPARIIQAEVVGPSLGKESIDASMWSFGLAIILVLVWMFLYYGRAGIYANIALVVNILFIFGILASFNSVLTLPGIAGIILTIGMSVDANVIIFERIKEALNGGKNLGESVDEGFSIKGALSAIIDANITTLLTGIILYTFGTGPIKGFALTLMIGIATSLFTAVFITRLFIDGAVEKGTKLPFNTGFSKNWFKNINIEFLQKRKIAYIISGFFIVVGLASIFTVGLKQGVDFKGGRSYVVRFDEAMKGNEVSEQLKEVFGTAPEVKTFGSDHQLKITTAFKIDEEGTNVDEQVQNALYQGLKPYLGDTSYENFKPGFEKAGNGIMSYIKVEPTIADDIKQSALWAVLGSLIVVFLYILLRFRKMAYSIGAVVAVFHDVLVVLGVFSLLYKFMPFDMEIGQSFIAAILTVVGYSLNDTVVIFDRIREFTEGKNSVTASLVNKALNSTLGRTINTSLTTLLVMLAIFFFGGDSIKGFMFALIVGVVVGTYSSLFVATPIMFDVSKKEENK; from the coding sequence ATGCAAAACAAAGGATTAATTAAATTATTTGCTATACTTTTTGGTCTAGTGAGTATTTATCAGTTATCGTTTACATTCTTTGCCAATAAGGTAGAAGATAGTGCGAAACAATATGCTAAAGCTAATGTTAGTGATAACAACGGTAGAGCTCTAGCAAGATATGAACGAAAATACTTAGATAGCGTAGCTAACAAAGAGATAGTAAATTTAGGATTTGCAAAGTACTCTTACAATGATATCAGAAACAAGGAGATGAACCTTGGTCTTGATTTAAAAGGGGGTATTAACGCAATTTTACAGGTATCAGTAAAAGATATCTTAATCGGATTGTCTGACGATTCTCAAAACACAACTTTTAAGCAAGCATTAACGAATGCTGATGAAGCTCAAAAAGATAGCCAAGAGAATTACTTAGATTTATTCTACAACGAGTTCGAAAAATTAAGTAATGGTAGTATTAAATTAAGTGACCCTAGCATTTTTGGAACAAAGGCTTTACGTGATAAAATAGACTTCAACAAAACAAACGAGCAGGTTAAATCGACTTTACAAGAAGAAATAAACACTTCTATCAACACTGCTTTTGAAGTATTACGTAGCCGTATTGATAAATTTGGAGTTGTACAACCGAACATTCAACGTATTGGAAACTCTGGTAGAATTCAAGTAGAATTACCAGGTGCTAAAGATATTGATCGTGTAGAAAAACTATTACAAAGTACTGCTGAATTACAGTTTTGGGAAGTACACACGAATGCAGATGTTCAAAACTTTTTCTTTACAGCAAACGCTAAAGTTGCTGAAATGTTAAAAGATGATTCTGCAACTGAACAAGTGAAAGATACTGCTAAGGCAGACAATGATATTGATGATTTATTGGGTGAATCTGCTGATTCTACAAAAGTTGAAACTCAAAAGAACTTATTTACTTACTTATACCCTAATGTAGCTAAGAGTCCACAACAAGTAAGCTCGTTAGTTGCACAAGCTAGAGTTCAAGATACTGCGAAAGTAAATAGTTTCTTACAGAACAAGGAGGTAAGAGCTTTATTACCTAACAACTTAAAATATACAAAGTTTTTATGGGATTACAAAACTCAAGCTGGAGCTGATGGAACAGAGATTATTGGTTTGTATGCAATAAAATCTAACCGAAAAGATAAAGCTCCTATTGGTGGTGATGTAATTGCAGATGCTAAACAAGAATACGATCAATTGAGTAAACCTGTAGTATCCATGTTAATGAATGGTTCCGGTACTAAGCAATGGGCAAAAATGACTAGCGAAAATATTGGTAAGTTCGTTGCTGTGGTATTAGACAACTACGTATATACTGCTCCTGTTGTAAATGCAGCTATTACTGGTGGTAGTACTCAAATTTCAGGAGGAACCATGACAGTAACTGAGGCACAAGATATTGCAACAGTTTTAAAAGCTGGTAAACTACCTGCTCCTGCTCGTATTATTCAAGCTGAAGTAGTTGGACCATCATTAGGTAAAGAGTCTATTGATGCAAGTATGTGGTCATTCGGGTTAGCTATTATTTTAGTGTTGGTTTGGATGTTCTTATACTACGGTAGAGCTGGTATTTATGCTAACATTGCTTTAGTAGTTAACATCTTATTTATTTTTGGAATTTTAGCTTCATTTAATTCAGTATTAACCTTACCTGGTATTGCTGGTATTATCTTAACCATAGGTATGTCAGTAGATGCAAACGTAATTATTTTTGAAAGAATTAAAGAAGCCTTAAACGGTGGAAAAAACTTAGGTGAATCAGTAGATGAAGGATTTAGTATTAAAGGAGCATTATCTGCAATTATTGATGCTAACATTACTACTTTATTAACTGGTATTATTTTATACACTTTCGGTACAGGACCAATTAAAGGTTTTGCTTTAACACTGATGATAGGTATTGCTACTTCTTTATTTACAGCTGTATTCATTACTCGTTTATTTATTGACGGTGCTGTTGAAAAAGGAACTAAGTTACCTTTTAATACTGGTTTCTCTAAAAACTGGTTTAAAAATATTAATATTGAATTCTTACAAAAGCGTAAGATAGCTTATATAATTTCAGGATTCTTTATCGTAGTAGGCTTAGCTTCTATTTTTACTGTAGGTTTAAAGCAAGGGGTAGACTTTAAAGGAGGACGTTCTTATGTGGTACGTTTTGACGAAGCCATGAAAGGTAATGAGGTATCAGAGCAGCTGAAAGAAGTATTTGGTACAGCTCCAGAAGTAAAAACTTTTGGTTCTGATCACCAATTAAAAATTACTACTGCCTTCAAAATTGATGAAGAAGGTACTAATGTAGATGAACAAGTTCAAAACGCTTTATATCAAGGATTAAAACCATACTTAGGAGACACTTCTTACGAAAACTTTAAACCTGGTTTTGAAAAAGCAGGAAACGGAATTATGAGCTACATTAAGGTAGAACCTACTATTGCAGATGATATTAAGCAATCAGCTTTATGGGCAGTTTTAGGATCGTTAATCGTAGTTTTCTTATACATCTTATTACGTTTTAGAAAAATGGCATACTCTATTGGTGCGGTAGTAGCTGTTTTTCATGATGTGTTAGTAGTATTAGGTGTATTCTCTTTACTATACAAATTCATGCCATTTGATATGGAAATTGGTCAATCATTCATCGCAGCAATTTTAACAGTAGTAGGATACTCATTAAATGATACTGTGGTAATTTTTGATAGAATTAGAGAGTTTACAGAAGGCAAAAACTCTGTTACTGCTAGTTTAGTAAACAAAGCATTAAACAGTACATTAGGAAGGACTATCAACACCTCTTTAACAACATTACTTGTAATGTTAGCTATCTTCTTCTTTGGAGGGGACAGTATTAAAGGATTTATGTTCGCATTAATCGTAGGTGTGGTAGTAGGTACTTATTCTTCTTTATTTGTTGCAACGCCAATTATGTTTGACGTTTCTAAAAAAGAAGAAAACAAGTAA
- a CDS encoding XAC2610-related protein — protein sequence MKKNFTLLFIFTFLKIFGQTHYEIIGFSERYKGLLVIEKGYENEIFKKGSIAVYESKTNTKIIEIHSDELTFELETSGVVKTSMLNIPYGKQSILIYKDFNFDGVKDLAIMDGQFSCYHGPSFKIYLEINNKLTFSPEFTRLAQEYCGMFQTDDKTKTIHTITKSGCCWHQYSTFKVVNNIPTPILIVEENAAFTPFYSTTITKWNGNKKNTKTTKTLDLKYDGLSKILSFNLIKNKKRAVLFSMNGLALNYALIKPDGTVEFSFPIELIGGDYNFRLNKTKDTLAFKNKGVTYQVYQTIKESKINSIGILVNIKGKKYNLKGDLNSIEGSLQALKNIKLNNLIVE from the coding sequence ATGAAAAAGAATTTCACGCTACTGTTTATATTTACTTTTCTAAAGATATTTGGTCAAACTCATTACGAGATCATAGGTTTTTCAGAAAGATATAAAGGACTCTTGGTTATTGAAAAAGGTTATGAAAATGAAATTTTCAAAAAAGGAAGTATTGCTGTTTACGAATCTAAAACAAATACAAAAATTATAGAAATACACTCTGATGAATTAACTTTTGAGTTAGAAACCTCTGGAGTTGTTAAAACAAGTATGTTAAACATTCCATATGGAAAACAAAGTATTTTAATTTATAAAGACTTTAATTTCGATGGTGTTAAAGACTTAGCTATCATGGATGGACAGTTTAGCTGCTATCATGGACCGTCTTTTAAAATTTATCTAGAAATTAACAACAAACTAACATTTAGCCCTGAGTTTACTCGATTAGCACAAGAATATTGTGGTATGTTTCAAACGGATGACAAAACAAAAACCATTCATACCATTACTAAAAGTGGTTGTTGCTGGCATCAATATTCAACTTTTAAAGTAGTAAACAATATACCTACTCCTATTTTAATTGTAGAAGAAAATGCTGCTTTTACTCCTTTTTATTCGACTACTATAACAAAATGGAACGGAAATAAAAAAAATACCAAAACCACTAAAACACTAGATTTAAAATATGATGGGCTTTCTAAAATATTATCATTTAATCTTATTAAAAACAAGAAACGGGCTGTTCTATTTAGCATGAATGGATTAGCTCTTAATTACGCTTTGATTAAACCTGATGGAACTGTAGAATTCTCATTCCCTATTGAATTGATCGGAGGAGATTACAATTTCAGACTCAATAAAACAAAAGACACCTTAGCTTTTAAAAACAAGGGTGTTACTTATCAAGTTTACCAAACAATCAAAGAAAGTAAGATTAACAGCATTGGTATACTTGTTAATATAAAAGGTAAAAAATATAATTTAAAAGGGGATTTAAACTCTATAGAGGGGAGTTTACAAGCTCTAAAAAACATAAAATTAAATAATCTTATTGTCGAATAA
- a CDS encoding sensor histidine kinase yields MFFDFFKNKGKLEPFEIKNSSAVLLLMAPGLYVYSVLIFYFNKKAIELPGLRETFAVVFFIAGIIPLVKKEWAEKYYGYVVFLVLFLFQHYLIYTTKVNDFSIDYLLGTFIVMFGAILILNNRGFIMIFSVFQLLHLTYWGFTSNINIVLESAILISTSTIFIFSTIILNGHVRYRKQLQEINLSLENRVKERTKDLEIRAKELSEKNEDLEEFAYVVSHDLKTPLGNLHALSEWMLESNVNDSGKNEHINMLRMMKDQVEQIDLLINGILDYSLKGNEMEVKKEIKVNNIVEQIIELNSVPNCIIEIKNKLPIIEYNETEIIQVFENLIENAIKHNDKEYICIEIGSKEEDKEYVFM; encoded by the coding sequence ATGTTTTTTGATTTTTTTAAAAATAAAGGTAAGCTTGAACCATTTGAAATAAAAAATAGTAGTGCAGTCTTACTCTTAATGGCTCCTGGGTTGTATGTTTATTCTGTTTTAATTTTTTATTTTAATAAAAAAGCAATAGAACTCCCTGGTTTAAGAGAAACCTTCGCTGTTGTTTTTTTTATAGCAGGAATAATACCTCTTGTGAAAAAGGAGTGGGCTGAAAAATACTATGGCTATGTAGTTTTTTTAGTGCTATTTTTATTTCAACATTACCTTATATATACAACAAAGGTAAATGATTTTTCAATAGATTATTTGTTAGGAACTTTTATTGTGATGTTTGGAGCTATACTAATTTTAAACAATAGAGGTTTTATAATGATTTTTAGTGTTTTCCAGTTATTGCATTTAACTTATTGGGGTTTCACATCAAATATAAATATTGTATTAGAATCTGCTATATTAATATCCACTTCTACTATTTTTATTTTTTCAACAATTATTTTAAATGGTCATGTAAGATATCGAAAACAATTACAAGAAATAAATTTGTCATTAGAAAATAGAGTAAAAGAAAGAACAAAAGACTTAGAAATTAGAGCAAAAGAATTGTCAGAAAAGAACGAAGATTTAGAAGAGTTTGCCTATGTAGTATCACATGACTTAAAAACCCCTTTAGGGAATTTACATGCTTTGTCAGAATGGATGTTGGAGAGTAATGTAAATGATTCAGGAAAAAATGAACACATCAATATGCTTCGAATGATGAAAGATCAAGTAGAGCAGATAGATTTATTAATTAATGGTATCCTTGATTATTCCTTAAAAGGGAATGAAATGGAGGTAAAGAAAGAAATAAAAGTAAATAATATTGTAGAGCAAATAATAGAATTGAATTCCGTTCCTAATTGTATTATAGAAATAAAGAATAAACTACCAATAATAGAGTATAATGAAACTGAGATAATCCAAGTGTTTGAAAACTTAATAGAGAACGCGATTAAGCACAACGATAAAGAATATATATGTATAGAAATAGGAAGCAAAGAAGAAGATAAAGAATATGTTTTTATGTAA
- a CDS encoding formate--tetrahydrofolate ligase — protein sequence MAHLTDIEIAQAKELQHIKHIASKLKIKEDDLEMYGKYKAKLPLSLINEEKVKENNLVLVTALTPTPAGEGKTTVSIGLTEGLNKIEKQATVVLREPSLGPVFGIKGGAAGGGHSQVVPMEDINLHFTGDFNAIEKANNLLSALIDNNLQSSTDNLNIDPRTILWKRVIDMNDRSLRQITIGLGGTANGIPREDGFNITPASEVMAILCMATSFDDLKERLGSIFIGFTFDKKPVFARDLKAQDAMAILLKDAVKPNLVQTLEENPAIIHGGPFANIAQGTNTIIATKMGLSLSNYVVTEAGFGADLGAEKFLNIKSQYAGLNPKCVVLVATIRALRHHGGSSKEEYNSPRLERVQNGFKNLEKHIENIRKFNIEPVVAINSFISDTEEEVNYVIDACASLGVQAVVSEGWAKGGEGTKKLAEAVVDVVENKATQYKPLYDWKSPVKEKIEKIAKEIYGADAVTYDKKAELNLRRIDRLGFNDFAVCMAKTQKSFSDNDKLIGRPEGFTVNVREIEIAAGAQFIIPILGKMMRMPGLPATPASENMTIDNKGLISGLS from the coding sequence ATGGCGCATTTAACAGATATCGAAATTGCTCAAGCAAAAGAATTACAACATATTAAACATATAGCAAGTAAATTAAAAATTAAAGAAGATGATTTAGAAATGTATGGGAAATACAAAGCTAAATTACCTTTAAGTTTAATAAACGAAGAGAAAGTAAAAGAAAATAACTTAGTGTTGGTAACAGCACTAACACCTACGCCAGCAGGTGAAGGAAAAACAACTGTTTCTATAGGTTTAACAGAAGGATTAAATAAAATAGAAAAACAGGCAACTGTAGTATTGAGAGAACCATCATTAGGACCTGTTTTTGGAATTAAAGGAGGGGCAGCTGGAGGTGGACATTCGCAAGTTGTACCAATGGAGGATATAAACTTACATTTTACTGGAGATTTCAACGCTATAGAGAAAGCAAATAATTTACTGTCAGCTTTAATAGATAACAATTTACAGAGCAGCACTGATAATTTAAATATCGATCCTCGTACGATTTTATGGAAACGCGTGATTGATATGAACGATCGTTCGTTACGTCAAATTACAATTGGTTTAGGAGGAACGGCAAATGGAATACCACGCGAAGATGGATTCAACATTACACCAGCATCAGAAGTAATGGCTATTCTTTGTATGGCAACTTCTTTTGATGATTTAAAAGAACGCTTAGGGAGTATTTTTATTGGGTTCACTTTTGATAAAAAGCCAGTTTTTGCACGTGATTTAAAAGCACAAGATGCAATGGCTATTTTATTAAAAGATGCAGTAAAACCAAATTTAGTACAAACCTTAGAAGAAAATCCGGCAATTATTCATGGTGGACCTTTTGCAAATATAGCACAAGGTACTAATACAATTATTGCAACTAAAATGGGGTTGTCGTTATCAAATTATGTAGTAACAGAAGCTGGTTTTGGAGCTGATTTAGGAGCAGAAAAGTTTCTAAATATAAAATCACAATATGCAGGGTTAAATCCTAAATGTGTGGTTCTAGTTGCTACTATTAGAGCATTGCGCCACCATGGAGGATCATCAAAAGAAGAATACAATAGCCCAAGATTAGAGCGTGTACAAAACGGATTTAAAAACCTAGAAAAGCATATAGAGAATATTAGAAAATTTAATATTGAACCTGTAGTAGCTATCAATTCTTTTATTTCAGACACTGAGGAAGAAGTTAATTATGTGATTGATGCTTGTGCTAGTTTAGGTGTACAAGCAGTTGTTTCAGAAGGATGGGCAAAAGGAGGTGAAGGAACTAAAAAATTAGCTGAGGCTGTTGTTGATGTAGTTGAAAACAAAGCTACCCAATACAAACCGTTGTACGATTGGAAAAGTCCTGTAAAAGAAAAAATAGAAAAGATTGCCAAAGAAATTTATGGAGCAGATGCTGTAACCTATGATAAAAAAGCTGAGTTAAACTTGCGAAGAATTGATCGTTTAGGTTTTAATGACTTTGCTGTTTGTATGGCAAAAACTCAAAAGTCATTTTCAGATAATGATAAGTTAATTGGAAGACCAGAGGGGTTTACAGTAAATGTTAGAGAAATAGAAATAGCAGCAGGAGCACAATTTATAATTCCAATTTTAGGAAAAATGATGCGTATGCCTGGGTTACCCGCAACTCCAGCATCAGAAAATATGACAATAGATAACAAAGGGCTAATTTCTGGTTTGTCATAG
- a CDS encoding ATP-binding protein — MCFYVKDNGPGIEEKNHKKIFNLFQKLEETSSFQSIGLGLALVKKILKRRGGRIWLNNEEGQGTIFYFSVMKK, encoded by the coding sequence ATATGTTTTTATGTAAAAGACAATGGTCCGGGGATAGAAGAAAAAAATCATAAAAAAATTTTTAATCTTTTTCAAAAGCTAGAAGAAACATCTTCTTTTCAATCTATAGGGCTGGGGTTGGCTTTGGTTAAGAAGATATTGAAGAGAAGAGGAGGACGTATATGGTTGAATAACGAAGAGGGGCAAGGAACTATATTTTACTTTTCGGTCATGAAAAAATAA
- the rplT gene encoding 50S ribosomal protein L20, producing the protein MPRSVNSVASRNRRKKILKQAKGYFGRRKNVYTVAKNAVEKGMLYAYRDRKNNKRNFRSLWIQRINAGARQFGMSYSQFMGKVKANNIELNRKVLADLAMNNPEAFKAIVEKVK; encoded by the coding sequence ATGCCAAGATCAGTAAATTCAGTAGCTTCAAGAAATAGAAGAAAAAAAATCTTGAAGCAAGCAAAAGGTTACTTTGGACGTCGTAAAAACGTTTATACAGTAGCAAAGAATGCGGTTGAAAAAGGAATGCTTTATGCATACCGTGACCGTAAAAACAATAAGAGAAACTTCCGTTCTTTATGGATTCAACGTATCAACGCTGGAGCTCGTCAGTTCGGAATGTCTTACTCACAGTTTATGGGTAAAGTTAAAGCTAATAATATCGAATTAAACCGTAAGGTTTTAGCTGATTTAGCTATGAACAATCCAGAAGCTTTTAAGGCCATTGTAGAAAAAGTAAAATAA
- the thrS gene encoding threonine--tRNA ligase: MIKITLPDGSVKEFEKNSTPMDVAKSISEGLARNVISASFEGDTIETTTPLTTDGSLVLYTFNDAAGKKAFWHSSAHVLAQAIQDFYPNAKLTIGPAIENGFYYDVDFGEDTISEKDFDKIEKKFLERAREKAEFKMRSISKADALAYYKAQNNQYKVELIEGLEDGDITFCDHSDFTDLCRGGHIPNTGIIKAVKIMNVAGAYWRGDEKNNQLTRVYGISFPKQKELKQYLELLEEAKKRDHRKLGKELELFTFSQKVGQGLPLWLPKGAALRGRLEDFLKAAQKKAGYEMVMTPHIGQKELYVTSGHYAKYGEDSFQPITTPKEDEEFLLKPMNCPHHCEVYNHKPYSYKDLPKRFAEFGTVYRYEQSGELHGLTRVRGFTQDDAHIFCTPEQLDEEFKNVIDLVLYVFGSLGFEDFTAQVSIRDMANLDKYIGSVENWEKAEQAIINAAKDKGLDYVVEEGEAAFYGPKLDFMVKDALGRSWQLGTIQVDYNLPERFDLHYKGADNQLHRPVMIHRAPFGSMERFIAVLLEHTGGNFPLWLTPEQVIVLPISEKYQKYTEKVLTLLENSEIRALVDNRNEKTGRKIRDAEVSKIPFMVIVGEQEEKDGTVSVRKHGEGDLGTFTIEEFISLIQKEVSKTLVPFGS, encoded by the coding sequence ATGATTAAAATTACATTACCTGACGGGAGCGTCAAAGAATTTGAAAAGAACAGCACTCCAATGGATGTTGCTAAAAGTATTAGTGAAGGTTTAGCTAGAAATGTTATTTCTGCAAGTTTTGAAGGAGACACCATTGAAACCACCACCCCACTTACCACAGACGGCTCGTTAGTTTTATATACCTTTAATGACGCAGCAGGAAAGAAAGCTTTTTGGCATTCCTCTGCTCACGTATTAGCACAAGCTATTCAAGATTTTTATCCAAATGCAAAATTAACTATTGGACCTGCTATTGAGAATGGTTTTTATTATGATGTTGATTTTGGAGAAGATACTATTTCTGAAAAAGACTTTGATAAAATAGAAAAGAAATTTTTAGAGCGTGCTCGGGAAAAAGCTGAGTTTAAAATGCGCTCTATTTCTAAAGCTGATGCTTTAGCCTACTATAAAGCACAAAACAACCAATATAAGGTAGAACTTATTGAAGGTTTAGAAGATGGTGATATTACTTTTTGTGATCACAGTGATTTTACTGACTTATGCCGTGGAGGACATATTCCGAACACAGGAATTATTAAAGCAGTAAAAATTATGAATGTTGCTGGTGCTTATTGGCGCGGTGACGAAAAGAACAACCAGTTAACTCGTGTCTATGGAATTTCTTTCCCTAAACAAAAAGAGTTAAAACAATATTTAGAACTACTTGAAGAAGCTAAAAAGCGTGACCATAGAAAACTTGGTAAAGAGCTAGAACTTTTTACTTTTTCTCAAAAAGTAGGACAAGGTTTACCGTTATGGTTACCTAAAGGCGCTGCTTTACGTGGTCGTTTAGAAGATTTCTTAAAAGCTGCTCAAAAGAAAGCAGGGTACGAAATGGTTATGACTCCTCACATTGGTCAGAAAGAACTATATGTTACCTCTGGACACTATGCTAAATATGGTGAAGATAGTTTTCAACCTATTACTACTCCAAAAGAAGACGAGGAGTTTTTGCTAAAACCTATGAACTGTCCACATCACTGTGAGGTGTACAATCACAAACCTTATTCATATAAAGATTTACCTAAACGTTTTGCTGAATTTGGTACTGTATATAGATATGAACAGAGTGGTGAGTTACATGGTTTAACTCGTGTTCGTGGTTTTACTCAAGATGATGCACACATATTCTGTACACCTGAACAATTAGATGAAGAGTTTAAAAATGTAATTGATTTAGTACTATACGTGTTCGGGTCTTTAGGTTTTGAAGATTTTACTGCTCAGGTATCTATTAGAGATATGGCTAACCTTGATAAATATATTGGTTCAGTTGAAAACTGGGAAAAAGCTGAGCAAGCAATCATTAATGCGGCAAAAGACAAAGGGTTAGATTATGTTGTTGAAGAAGGTGAAGCTGCTTTTTATGGTCCCAAGTTAGACTTTATGGTAAAAGATGCTTTAGGTAGAAGTTGGCAATTAGGTACTATTCAAGTCGATTACAACCTACCTGAACGTTTTGATTTACATTACAAAGGTGCTGACAATCAATTACACCGCCCAGTAATGATTCACCGTGCACCATTTGGTTCTATGGAGCGTTTTATTGCTGTTTTATTGGAGCACACAGGTGGTAATTTCCCTCTTTGGCTAACCCCAGAGCAAGTTATTGTACTGCCAATCAGCGAGAAATATCAAAAATATACCGAAAAAGTTTTAACTTTGTTAGAAAATTCCGAAATTCGCGCCCTCGTTGATAACCGTAACGAGAAGACAGGAAGAAAGATACGTGATGCCGAAGTTAGCAAAATACCTTTTATGGTTATTGTTGGTGAACAAGAAGAAAAAGATGGCACAGTGTCTGTAAGAAAACATGGTGAAGGTGATTTAGGAACATTTACTATAGAGGAGTTTATTTCTCTAATACAGAAAGAAGTTAGTAAGACATTAGTTCCTTTTGGTAGTTAA
- the infC gene encoding translation initiation factor IF-3 — protein sequence MKEDQHRINEKIRHVDEVRLVGDNVEVGVYPLAKAKEIARELELDLVEISPKAVPPVCKVIDYKKFLYEQKKREKALKAKATKVTVKEIRFGPQTDEHDYEFKKKHAIKFLQDGAKLKAFVFFKGRSIVFKEQGQILLLKLAQELEEYGKVEQMPKLEGKRMIMFIAPKKGK from the coding sequence ATTAAAGAAGATCAACATAGAATTAATGAAAAAATTAGACATGTTGATGAAGTTCGTCTTGTAGGCGATAACGTGGAAGTAGGTGTATATCCATTAGCTAAAGCTAAAGAGATTGCACGAGAGTTAGAATTAGATTTAGTTGAAATTTCACCTAAAGCTGTTCCTCCTGTTTGTAAAGTTATTGATTACAAAAAGTTCTTATATGAGCAAAAGAAACGTGAAAAAGCTTTAAAAGCTAAAGCAACTAAAGTTACCGTTAAGGAAATTCGTTTCGGACCTCAAACTGACGAACATGATTACGAATTCAAAAAGAAGCATGCGATTAAGTTCTTACAAGATGGAGCTAAATTAAAAGCTTTTGTATTCTTCAAAGGGCGTTCGATTGTATTTAAAGAACAAGGACAAATTTTACTATTAAAATTAGCTCAAGAATTAGAAGAATACGGTAAGGTAGAACAAATGCCGAAACTAGAAGGAAAACGTATGATTATGTTTATTGCTCCTAAAAAAGGTAAATAA